Proteins encoded in a region of the Streptomyces sp. NBC_00258 genome:
- a CDS encoding D-alanyl-D-alanine carboxypeptidase family protein produces the protein MITVIKGARIRRAAAVVVTTGAVLATGALTAAPAQALATPTVVAKGGYVMNNGTAKTLYTKAADTRRSTGSTTKIMTAKVVLSQPNLNLDSKVTIQKAYSDYIVRNNASSARLIVGDKVTVRQLLYGLMLPSGCDAAYALADKFGAGSTRAARVKSFIGKMNKQAKDLGLTNTKFDSFDGIGNGSNYSTPRDLTKIASSAMKNSNFRAIVKTKKYTAKTVTKTGGTRTMAAWNNTNGLLSSYSGAIGLKTGSGPEAKYCLVFAATRNGKTVIGTVLASSSISARESDAKKLMDYAFKK, from the coding sequence CCCTCACAGCGGCGCCCGCGCAGGCCCTCGCCACCCCCACGGTCGTCGCCAAGGGCGGCTACGTGATGAACAACGGCACGGCCAAGACGCTCTACACGAAGGCCGCGGACACCCGCCGTTCCACCGGCTCCACGACGAAGATCATGACCGCGAAGGTCGTGCTGTCGCAGCCGAACCTCAACCTGGACAGCAAGGTCACCATCCAGAAGGCGTACAGCGACTACATCGTCCGCAACAACGCCTCGTCGGCCCGCCTGATCGTCGGCGACAAGGTCACCGTCCGCCAGCTGCTGTACGGGCTGATGCTGCCGTCCGGCTGCGACGCCGCGTACGCGCTCGCCGACAAGTTCGGCGCCGGCTCGACGCGTGCCGCCCGTGTGAAGTCGTTCATCGGCAAGATGAACAAGCAGGCCAAGGACCTCGGTCTGACGAACACGAAGTTCGACTCGTTCGACGGCATCGGCAACGGCTCGAACTACTCGACGCCGCGCGATCTGACGAAGATCGCCAGCAGCGCGATGAAGAACAGCAACTTCCGCGCGATCGTGAAGACGAAGAAATACACGGCGAAGACCGTGACGAAGACCGGCGGCACCCGCACGATGGCTGCCTGGAACAACACCAACGGTCTGCTCAGCAGCTACAGCGGCGCCATCGGCCTGAAGACCGGCTCCGGCCCCGAGGCCAAGTACTGCCTGGTCTTCGCCGCGACCCGCAACGGGAAGACGGTGATCGGCACCGTGCTTGCCTCGTCGTCGATCTCGGCCCGCGAGTCCGACGCGAAGAAGCTGATGGACTACGCCTTCAAGAAGTAG
- a CDS encoding dihydrolipoamide acetyltransferase family protein → MTTMTETASGLREFKMPDVGEGLTEAEILKWYVKAGDTVTDGQVVCEVETAKAAVELPIPFDGVVHELRFPEGTTVDVGQVIIAVDVDGGAAPAAPPAEAQAPAASAPATPSAPAAPAERTEAPPEKPAASEEKPKPVGRTPVLVGYGVAESSTKRRPRRGVPAQQPEAAAAALAVQSELNGHGHAAPAARPLAKPPVRKLAKDLGVDLATVTPSGPDGIITREDVHAAVAPAAPVQETPAAAAPVSAPAPVRAPAPVATYDGARETRIPVKGVRKATAQAMVGSAFTAPHVTEFVTVDVTRTMKLVEEIKRAPDTYGLQGLRVNPLLLIAKALLVAIKRHPEVNASWDEANQEIVQKHYVNLGIAAATPRGLIVPNIKDAHAKTLPQLAESLGELVATARDGKTSPAAMQGGTVTITNVGVFGVDTGTPILNPGESAILAVGSIKLQPWVHKGKVKPRQVTTLALSFDHRLVDGELGSKVLADVAAILEQPKRLITWG, encoded by the coding sequence GTGACGACGATGACTGAGACTGCCTCGGGACTTCGCGAGTTCAAGATGCCCGACGTGGGCGAGGGTCTGACCGAGGCCGAGATCCTCAAGTGGTACGTGAAGGCCGGTGACACGGTCACCGACGGCCAGGTGGTGTGCGAGGTCGAGACCGCCAAGGCCGCCGTCGAGCTGCCGATTCCCTTCGACGGGGTGGTGCACGAGCTGCGCTTCCCCGAGGGGACGACGGTGGACGTCGGCCAGGTGATCATCGCGGTGGACGTGGACGGCGGAGCCGCTCCGGCCGCGCCGCCGGCCGAGGCGCAGGCCCCGGCCGCGTCGGCTCCGGCAACTCCGTCCGCTCCGGCGGCTCCCGCCGAGCGGACCGAAGCTCCTCCGGAGAAGCCTGCGGCTTCCGAGGAGAAGCCCAAGCCCGTGGGCCGCACCCCGGTCCTCGTCGGGTACGGGGTCGCGGAGTCCTCCACGAAGCGCCGCCCCCGCAGGGGGGTTCCGGCCCAGCAGCCCGAGGCCGCCGCGGCGGCGCTGGCCGTCCAGAGCGAGCTGAACGGACACGGGCACGCGGCTCCGGCGGCACGCCCGCTCGCCAAGCCGCCGGTGCGCAAGCTGGCCAAGGATCTCGGTGTCGACCTGGCGACGGTCACGCCGTCAGGTCCCGACGGGATCATCACGCGCGAGGACGTGCACGCGGCGGTGGCCCCGGCCGCTCCCGTTCAGGAGACCCCGGCCGCGGCAGCGCCCGTGTCGGCGCCCGCTCCCGTCCGGGCCCCGGCCCCGGTCGCCACGTACGACGGCGCCAGGGAGACCCGTATCCCGGTCAAGGGTGTCCGCAAGGCCACGGCTCAGGCGATGGTGGGCTCGGCGTTCACCGCGCCGCATGTCACCGAGTTCGTCACGGTGGACGTGACGCGCACGATGAAGCTGGTCGAGGAGATCAAGCGGGCCCCCGACACATACGGGCTCCAGGGGCTGCGGGTCAATCCGCTGCTGCTGATCGCCAAGGCCCTGCTGGTCGCCATCAAGCGCCACCCGGAGGTCAACGCCTCGTGGGACGAGGCCAACCAGGAGATCGTCCAGAAGCACTACGTGAACCTGGGCATCGCCGCCGCCACGCCCCGCGGCCTGATCGTCCCGAACATCAAGGACGCCCACGCCAAGACCCTGCCCCAGCTCGCCGAATCGCTCGGGGAACTGGTCGCCACCGCCCGCGACGGCAAGACGTCACCGGCGGCGATGCAGGGCGGCACGGTGACGATCACGAACGTCGGAGTGTTCGGCGTCGACACGGGCACGCCGATTCTCAACCCCGGCGAGTCCGCGATTCTCGCCGTCGGCTCGATCAAGCTTCAGCCGTGGGTCCACAAGGGGAAGGTCAAGCCCCGTCAGGTGACGACGTTGGCGTTGTCCTTCGACCATCGGCTGGTCGACGGGGAGCTCGGCTCCAAGGTGCTCGCGGATGTGGCGGCGATCCTGGAGCAGCCCAAGCGGTTGATTACTTGGGGGTAG